One window of the Solanum stenotomum isolate F172 chromosome 11, ASM1918654v1, whole genome shotgun sequence genome contains the following:
- the LOC125844775 gene encoding uncharacterized protein LOC125844775 isoform X1 yields the protein MVMLMSSISSFSLLPLNPNPNPSTTAAVVGNSPAVLHKVDCSTDYQFRIVSGHRIRQVAVRNSNRMAEFTSSSDSVTDLESAASVVRKFYAGINMRDLDSVEELIAENCVYEDLVFPQPFVGRKAILDFFKKFTDSVGSDLQFVIDDISKEDSSAVGVTWHLEWRGRPFPFSKGCSFYRLEVVNGQRKILYGRDSVEPAVKPGETALVAIRGVAWLLQKFPQLADRL from the exons ATGGTGATGCTTATGAGCAGCATCTCATCCTTCTCTCTCCTCCCACTcaacccaaacccaaaccccTCTACCACTGCCGCTGTCGTCGGCAACTCACCCGCCGTTCTTCATAAAGTCGACTGTTCTACCGATTATCAATTTAGGATCGTTTCTGGCCATCGGATAAGACAAGTAGCTGTACGGAATAGCAATCGAATGGCTGAGTTCACTTCATCTTCTGATTCTGTAACTGATTTAGAGTCGGCGGCGAGTGTGGTGAGGAAATTCTATGCCGGAATAAATATGCGGGATTTGGACTCTGTCGAAGAACTTATTGCTGAGAATTGTGTCTATGAAGACCTTGTATTTCCTCAACCTTTCGTTGGCCGTAAG GCAATTCTAGATTTTTTCAAGAAGTTCACTGATTCAGTTGGTTCTGATCTGCAATTTGTTATTGACGATATATCCAAGGAGGATTCATCAGCTGTTGGAGTCACATGGCACTTGG AATGGAGGGGAAGACCTTTTCCTTTTAGCAAAGGATGCAGCTTTTATCGATTGGAAGTGGTGAATGGCCAGAGGAAAATACT TTATGGCAGAGACAGTGTGGAACCTGCAGTCAAACCTGGGGAGACGGCATTG GTTGCAATAAGAGGGGTGGCATGGCTGTTGCAAAAATTTCCCCAATTGGCAGATCGGTTGTGA
- the LOC125844775 gene encoding uncharacterized protein LOC125844775 isoform X2, with amino-acid sequence MVMLMSSISSFSLLPLNPNPNPSTTAAVVGNSPAVLHKVDCSTDYQFRIVSGHRIRQVAVRNSNRMAEFTSSSDSVTDLESAASVVRKFYAGINMRDLDSVEELIAENCVYEDLVFPQPFVGRKAILDFFKKFTDSVGSDLQFVIDDISKEDSSAVGVTWHLVMAETVWNLQSNLGRRHWLQ; translated from the exons ATGGTGATGCTTATGAGCAGCATCTCATCCTTCTCTCTCCTCCCACTcaacccaaacccaaaccccTCTACCACTGCCGCTGTCGTCGGCAACTCACCCGCCGTTCTTCATAAAGTCGACTGTTCTACCGATTATCAATTTAGGATCGTTTCTGGCCATCGGATAAGACAAGTAGCTGTACGGAATAGCAATCGAATGGCTGAGTTCACTTCATCTTCTGATTCTGTAACTGATTTAGAGTCGGCGGCGAGTGTGGTGAGGAAATTCTATGCCGGAATAAATATGCGGGATTTGGACTCTGTCGAAGAACTTATTGCTGAGAATTGTGTCTATGAAGACCTTGTATTTCCTCAACCTTTCGTTGGCCGTAAG GCAATTCTAGATTTTTTCAAGAAGTTCACTGATTCAGTTGGTTCTGATCTGCAATTTGTTATTGACGATATATCCAAGGAGGATTCATCAGCTGTTGGAGTCACATGGCACTTGG TTATGGCAGAGACAGTGTGGAACCTGCAGTCAAACCTGGGGAGACGGCATTG GTTGCAATAA